The following proteins are co-located in the Streptomyces bottropensis ATCC 25435 genome:
- a CDS encoding cell division protein SepF yields MNSHDVTDEQWEGLAQVVPLRGRDAWPSAVGHRTIPEAETEARRRFVVLRVNVFADARDVAETLMAGIPVLLDLSGAEADTAKRVLDFSTGVVFGLASGMHRVDRNVFLLTPRGTEVRGLMEGAGIPGA; encoded by the coding sequence GTGAACAGCCACGATGTCACCGACGAGCAGTGGGAGGGGCTCGCCCAGGTCGTGCCGTTGCGAGGCCGGGACGCCTGGCCGTCCGCGGTCGGCCACCGGACCATACCGGAGGCCGAGACCGAGGCCCGCCGGCGCTTCGTGGTGCTCCGCGTCAACGTCTTCGCGGACGCCCGTGACGTGGCGGAAACGCTGATGGCGGGCATTCCGGTGCTGCTGGATCTGTCGGGCGCGGAGGCCGACACAGCCAAGCGCGTACTGGATTTCAGCACAGGGGTCGTTTTCGGCCTCGCCAGCGGGATGCACCGCGTGGACCGGAACGTGTTCCTTCTCACCCCACGCGGAACCGAGGTGCGGGGGCTGATGGAGGGGGCGGGGATTCCCGGGGCCTGA
- a CDS encoding ATP-binding protein, which yields MTVSSLSPMLPGADAGARPERPSVIELRLSAFAGHRGAFLPLGPLTLLAGRSGSGKTTALRAYEALARLGGGARLDEAFPDPLGCVPERARPDAQRRRGFRIGCTTDGPEGPVHLDVAVQAEPELRVVGERLTSGGRTLLQTALVDPGRPVVQASWHTAGTSPVTRGPLPDDRLGTALLPLRVAGKTDGQRQVLAAAEQTVVALRSVYACDPRPGRMRAAVPLGSGRLLRGCDNLADVLWRTRTECGRRHALLVGAVRDGCAGPVLDLLAEPLRDGAVRAVLDRGDGVRTALGLLGDGELRYLALALVLFTGPGVLEVDPVAEVPAALQTLTVLADGFDRSLDPRQALELVRLAARMCERGHIRLAGTVSDASWAAGLPGVTVVDLNRERS from the coding sequence ATGACCGTGTCATCCCTGTCGCCGATGCTCCCCGGCGCGGACGCCGGGGCGCGTCCGGAGCGGCCGAGCGTCATCGAGTTGCGGCTCTCCGCCTTCGCCGGGCACCGGGGCGCCTTCCTGCCGCTGGGTCCGCTGACCCTCCTCGCGGGACGCAGCGGCAGTGGCAAGACCACCGCCCTGCGGGCCTACGAGGCGCTCGCGAGACTCGGCGGCGGCGCCCGCCTCGACGAGGCCTTCCCCGACCCGCTCGGCTGCGTCCCCGAACGGGCCCGGCCCGACGCCCAGCGGCGGCGCGGCTTCCGCATCGGCTGCACGACCGACGGCCCCGAAGGCCCCGTGCACCTCGACGTCGCCGTGCAGGCCGAGCCCGAACTCCGCGTCGTGGGCGAGCGGTTGACGTCCGGCGGCCGCACCCTGCTGCAGACGGCGCTCGTCGACCCGGGCCGCCCCGTCGTCCAGGCCTCCTGGCACACCGCCGGCACCTCCCCGGTCACCCGCGGCCCGCTCCCCGACGACCGCCTCGGCACCGCGCTGCTCCCGCTGCGCGTGGCCGGCAAGACGGACGGCCAGCGCCAGGTCCTCGCCGCCGCCGAGCAGACGGTCGTCGCCCTCCGGTCGGTCTACGCCTGCGATCCGCGCCCCGGCCGGATGCGCGCCGCCGTACCGCTCGGCTCGGGACGCCTGCTGCGCGGCTGCGACAACCTCGCCGACGTGCTGTGGCGCACGCGCACGGAGTGCGGCCGGCGGCACGCGCTGCTCGTCGGGGCCGTGCGCGACGGCTGCGCGGGACCGGTGCTGGACCTGCTGGCCGAGCCGCTGCGCGACGGCGCGGTACGGGCCGTGCTGGACCGGGGTGACGGGGTGCGGACGGCCCTGGGCCTGCTCGGTGACGGGGAACTGCGGTATCTGGCGCTGGCCCTGGTGCTGTTCACCGGGCCCGGCGTCCTGGAGGTCGACCCGGTCGCGGAGGTGCCCGCGGCACTGCAGACGCTCACGGTCCTCGCCGACGGCTTCGACCGGTCCCTCGATCCGAGGCAGGCCCTGGAACTGGTGCGACTGGCGGCCCGGATGTGCGAACGCGGGCACATCCGGCTGGCCGGCACGGTGAGCGATGCCTCCTGGGCCGCGGGGCTGCCAGGGGTGACGGTGGTAGACCTGAACCGTGAAAGATCCTGA
- a CDS encoding nucleotide pyrophosphohydrolase, with protein sequence MKDPEPARESATELDLATLQRRLAEFAAARDWQRYHTPKNLVSALSVEASELVEIFQWLTPEESGRVMADPGSAHRVTDEVADVLAYLLQLCEVLGIDPLSALAAKIDRNERRFPAPERP encoded by the coding sequence GTGAAAGATCCTGAACCCGCGCGGGAGTCCGCGACCGAACTCGACCTGGCGACCCTGCAGCGGCGCCTCGCGGAGTTCGCCGCCGCCCGCGACTGGCAGCGGTACCACACCCCGAAGAACCTGGTCTCCGCGCTGAGCGTGGAGGCGTCCGAACTCGTCGAGATCTTCCAGTGGCTGACGCCGGAGGAGTCCGGCCGCGTGATGGCGGACCCCGGGTCCGCCCACCGTGTCACGGACGAAGTCGCCGACGTGCTGGCCTACTTGCTCCAGTTGTGCGAGGTCCTGGGGATCGATCCGCTGTCGGCCCTGGCTGCGAAGATCGACCGCAACGAGCGGAGATTCCCGGCGCCGGAGCGCCCCTGA
- a CDS encoding DUF6099 family protein gives MDAVRLIVASRRALAGSAEGPQLMAEAWQSYALAQAIGSRLAVSGPPELRGEALGLTELAGSGCGILGAPPLGVGDLRAAQLTELGDAHESLVRLGVLLGEVGIALVGLASGAGDEATYWQCMEAIDAADEARDRVLEMLRRLAVRDQVLSERDAATG, from the coding sequence ATGGATGCGGTGCGGCTCATTGTGGCGAGCAGGCGAGCACTGGCGGGCAGCGCCGAGGGACCTCAGCTCATGGCGGAGGCGTGGCAGTCCTATGCCCTCGCCCAGGCCATCGGCAGCCGCCTCGCGGTCTCGGGGCCTCCCGAACTGCGCGGCGAGGCCCTCGGGTTGACCGAACTGGCCGGCAGCGGCTGCGGCATACTCGGCGCGCCCCCGCTCGGCGTGGGCGACTTACGCGCCGCCCAACTCACCGAGTTGGGCGACGCCCACGAGTCGCTCGTGCGGCTCGGCGTCCTGCTCGGCGAGGTCGGTATCGCCCTCGTCGGCCTGGCCAGCGGCGCCGGCGACGAGGCGACGTACTGGCAGTGCATGGAGGCGATCGACGCGGCGGACGAGGCCCGCGACCGCGTCCTGGAGATGCTGCGTCGCCTGGCGGTCAGGGACCAGGTCCTCTCGGAACGGGACGCGGCCACCGGATGA
- a CDS encoding LLM class F420-dependent oxidoreductase encodes MDLRIFTEPQQGATYDTLLTVAKATEDLGFDAFFRSDHYLSMGSSDGLPGPTDAWVTLAGLARETRRIRLGTLMTAGTFRLPGVLAIQVAQIDQMSGGRVELGLGAGWFEEEHKAYGIPFPKEKFARLEEQLAIVTGLWATEVGKTFSYEGTHYQLTDSPALPKPAQAKVPVLIGGHGASRTPRLAARYADEFNMPFGSIEDSERQFGRVRAAAEEAGRKGDDLVYSNALVVCVGKDDAEVARRAAAIGREVDELKANGLAGSPAEVVDKISRYQAIGSQRLYLQILDLDDLDHLELIAGQVQSQLS; translated from the coding sequence ATGGATCTTCGCATCTTCACCGAGCCCCAGCAGGGGGCGACCTACGACACCCTCCTCACCGTCGCCAAGGCCACCGAGGACCTCGGCTTCGACGCCTTCTTCCGCTCCGACCACTACCTCAGCATGGGGTCCTCGGACGGCCTGCCCGGCCCCACCGACGCCTGGGTCACCCTGGCCGGACTCGCCCGCGAGACCAGGCGCATCCGCCTCGGCACGCTGATGACCGCCGGCACCTTCCGGCTGCCCGGCGTGCTCGCCATCCAGGTCGCCCAGATCGACCAGATGTCCGGCGGCCGCGTCGAACTCGGCCTGGGCGCGGGCTGGTTCGAGGAGGAGCACAAGGCCTACGGCATTCCCTTCCCCAAGGAGAAGTTCGCCCGCCTGGAGGAGCAGCTGGCCATCGTCACCGGTCTGTGGGCCACCGAGGTCGGCAAGACGTTCTCCTACGAGGGCACCCATTACCAGCTGACCGATTCGCCCGCGCTGCCCAAGCCCGCGCAGGCCAAGGTGCCGGTTCTCATCGGCGGTCACGGCGCGAGCCGTACCCCGCGCCTCGCCGCGCGCTACGCCGACGAGTTCAACATGCCGTTCGGCTCGATCGAGGACAGCGAGCGCCAGTTCGGCCGGGTCCGCGCGGCCGCCGAGGAGGCCGGCCGCAAGGGCGACGACCTCGTGTACTCCAACGCCCTGGTCGTCTGCGTGGGCAAGGACGACGCGGAGGTCGCCCGCCGCGCCGCCGCGATCGGCCGCGAGGTCGACGAGCTGAAGGCCAACGGCCTCGCCGGCTCCCCGGCCGAGGTCGTCGACAAGATCTCCCGCTACCAGGCCATCGGCTCCCAGCGCCTCTACCTCCAGATCCTCGACCTCGACGACCTGGACCACCTGGAACTGATCGCCGGCCAGGTGCAGTCCCAGCTGTCGTAG
- a CDS encoding 3' terminal RNA ribose 2'-O-methyltransferase Hen1 has protein sequence MFLTISTTGTPERPATDLGFLLHKHPDRTQAFSTSYGKAHVLYPEAGVERCTAALLLEVDAVALVRRGKGKGRGGAPDAALAQYVNDRPYAASSLLAVALNDVFSSAVRGQCKARPELPEQNRPLRVEIPALPARGGPDLVVALFEPLGWTVTVEPVALDTQFPEWGASRYVRLVLESESLTLAEALRHLYVLLPVLDDTKHYWVSSDEVDKLLRAGEGWLPAHPEHQLITSRYLSRRWSLTRQAMERLELVRLAEADDSEVEAIDNAVEEAADGEAGVEEKPTPLAVQRRDAILAALAESGAARVLDLGCGQGQLVQALLKDVRYTEIVGTDVSMRALTIASRRLKLDRMGERQTARVQLFQSSLAYTDKRLKGYDAAVLSEVVEHLDLPRLPALEYAVFGSARPRTVLVTTPNVEYNVRWESLPAGHVRHGDHRFEWTREEFRTWAARVAERHGYEAAFVPVGPDDPEVGPPTQMAVFKLRNTNEKEAKAA, from the coding sequence GTGTTTCTGACGATCAGTACCACCGGCACCCCAGAGCGCCCAGCGACCGATCTCGGCTTCCTGCTGCACAAGCATCCCGATCGGACGCAGGCGTTCTCCACCTCGTACGGCAAGGCCCACGTCCTCTACCCCGAGGCGGGCGTCGAGAGGTGCACGGCCGCGCTGCTGCTGGAGGTGGACGCGGTGGCGCTGGTCCGGCGCGGCAAGGGCAAGGGCCGCGGCGGGGCACCGGACGCGGCCCTCGCGCAGTACGTCAACGACCGCCCGTACGCGGCCTCCTCTCTCCTCGCCGTCGCGCTCAACGACGTCTTCTCCAGCGCCGTGCGCGGCCAGTGCAAGGCCCGGCCCGAACTGCCGGAGCAGAACCGCCCGTTGCGCGTCGAGATACCGGCGCTGCCCGCGCGCGGCGGCCCGGACCTCGTCGTCGCGCTGTTCGAGCCGCTCGGCTGGACGGTCACCGTGGAACCGGTGGCGCTGGACACCCAGTTCCCGGAGTGGGGCGCCTCCCGTTACGTACGGCTCGTCCTTGAGTCGGAGTCGCTGACCCTGGCCGAGGCGCTGCGCCACCTGTACGTCCTGCTGCCGGTCCTCGACGACACCAAGCACTACTGGGTGTCCTCGGACGAGGTCGACAAGCTGCTGCGCGCGGGGGAGGGCTGGCTCCCGGCCCACCCGGAGCACCAGCTGATCACCAGCCGCTACCTCTCCCGTCGCTGGTCGCTGACCCGGCAGGCCATGGAGCGCCTGGAGCTCGTCCGCCTCGCGGAGGCCGACGACAGTGAGGTCGAGGCGATCGACAACGCCGTCGAGGAGGCCGCGGACGGCGAGGCCGGGGTCGAGGAGAAGCCGACACCGCTCGCCGTGCAGCGCCGGGACGCGATCCTCGCCGCGCTCGCGGAGTCCGGCGCGGCGCGGGTCCTCGACCTGGGCTGCGGCCAGGGCCAGTTGGTGCAGGCGCTGCTCAAGGACGTCCGCTACACCGAGATCGTCGGTACGGACGTGTCGATGCGCGCGCTGACCATCGCCTCCCGCCGCCTCAAGCTCGACCGCATGGGCGAGCGCCAGACGGCCCGCGTCCAGCTCTTCCAGAGTTCCCTCGCCTACACCGACAAGCGGCTCAAGGGGTACGACGCCGCTGTGCTCTCGGAGGTCGTCGAGCACCTCGACCTGCCCCGGCTGCCCGCCCTGGAGTACGCGGTGTTCGGCTCGGCCCGCCCGCGGACCGTCCTTGTGACCACGCCGAACGTCGAGTACAACGTCCGCTGGGAGAGCCTGCCGGCCGGCCATGTCCGGCACGGCGACCACCGTTTCGAGTGGACGCGCGAGGAGTTTCGGACCTGGGCGGCGAGGGTGGCCGAACGGCACGGCTACGAGGCCGCGTTCGTGCCCGTCGGACCGGACGACCCGGAGGTGGGGCCGCCCACCCAGATGGCCGTGTTCAAGCTGCGCAACACCAACGAGAAGGAGGCGAAGGCGGCATGA
- a CDS encoding polynucleotide kinase-phosphatase, translated as MTETQLKQGRTLPVTDLSLVVLIGASGSGKSTFARRHFKPTEIISSDFCRGLVCDDENDQGATKDAFDVLHYIAGKRLAAGRRTVVDATSVQQESRKQLIELARAHDVLPIAIVLDVPEEVCAERNAARTDRADMPRRVIQRHTRELRRSLRHLEREGFRKVHVLRGVEDVENATVVTEKRFNDLTHLTGPFDIVGDIHGCASELEALLGKLGYVDGVHPEGRTAVFVGDLVDRGPDSPGVLRRVMSMVGSGNALCVPGNHENKYGRYLKGRNVQHTHGLAETIEQMEGESEEFTKQVREFIDGLVSHYVLDGGRLVVCHAGLPEKYHGRTSGRVRSHALYGDTTGETDEFGLPVRYPWAEDYRGRAAVVYGHTPVPTATWLNNTICLDTGAVFGGRLTALRWPERELVDVPAERVWYEPARPLATEAPGGHEGRPLDLADVYGRRVVETRHAGRVSVREENAAAALEVMSRFAVDPRLLPYLPPTMAPTATSRVDGFLEHPAEAFAQYKEDGVARVVCEEKHMGSRAVVLVCRDADAARERFGVDGPTGSLYTRTGRPFFDDEARTELVLGRIREAVAAAGLWEDLATDWVLLDAELMPWSLKASGLLRTQYAAVGAASGAVFPGALAALEGAAARGVDVGELLGKQRERAADAAAFTDAYRRYCWPTEGLDGVRLAPFQILAVQGRSLAALPHDEQLALIDRLVEFDVSGLLQTTRRLFVDTGDEASVRAGIDWWLEMTGRGGEGMVVKPVGAVVRSGQARLVQPGIKCRGREYLRIIYGPEYTRPENLDRLRGRFLNHKRSLALREYALGLEALDRLAEGEPLWRVHEAVFGVLALESEPVDPRL; from the coding sequence ATGACCGAGACCCAGCTGAAGCAGGGGCGCACCCTGCCCGTTACCGACCTCTCCCTCGTGGTGCTGATCGGCGCGTCCGGCTCGGGCAAGTCGACGTTCGCCCGGCGGCACTTCAAGCCCACCGAGATCATCTCGTCCGACTTCTGCCGCGGCCTCGTCTGCGACGACGAGAACGACCAGGGCGCGACGAAGGACGCCTTCGACGTCCTGCACTACATCGCGGGCAAGCGCCTCGCGGCCGGCCGCCGCACGGTCGTCGACGCCACCAGCGTGCAGCAGGAGTCCCGCAAGCAGCTGATCGAGCTGGCGCGCGCACACGACGTCCTGCCGATCGCCATCGTGCTCGACGTGCCGGAGGAGGTGTGCGCCGAACGCAACGCGGCCCGCACCGACCGCGCCGACATGCCACGCCGCGTGATCCAGCGCCACACCCGCGAACTCCGCCGCTCCCTGAGGCACCTGGAGCGCGAGGGCTTCCGCAAGGTCCACGTCCTGCGCGGCGTCGAGGACGTCGAGAACGCCACGGTCGTCACCGAGAAGCGCTTCAACGACCTCACCCACCTCACCGGCCCGTTCGACATCGTCGGCGACATCCACGGCTGCGCGAGCGAGCTGGAGGCGCTGCTCGGCAAGCTGGGCTACGTCGACGGCGTGCACCCGGAGGGCCGTACGGCCGTCTTCGTCGGCGACCTCGTCGACCGGGGACCGGACAGCCCGGGTGTGCTGCGCCGGGTGATGTCCATGGTCGGCTCGGGCAACGCCCTGTGCGTCCCCGGCAACCACGAGAACAAGTACGGCCGTTACCTCAAGGGCCGCAACGTCCAGCACACCCACGGCCTCGCCGAGACCATCGAGCAGATGGAGGGCGAGAGCGAGGAGTTCACGAAGCAGGTCCGGGAGTTCATCGACGGGCTCGTCAGCCACTACGTCCTCGACGGCGGCCGGCTGGTCGTCTGCCACGCCGGTCTGCCGGAGAAGTACCACGGCCGGACCTCCGGCCGGGTGCGCAGCCACGCGCTGTACGGCGACACCACCGGCGAGACCGACGAGTTCGGACTGCCGGTGCGCTACCCGTGGGCGGAGGACTACCGGGGCCGCGCCGCCGTGGTCTACGGCCACACCCCGGTGCCCACCGCCACCTGGCTGAACAACACCATCTGCCTCGACACGGGCGCCGTCTTCGGCGGCAGGCTCACCGCGCTGCGCTGGCCGGAGCGCGAACTCGTCGACGTACCCGCCGAGCGTGTCTGGTACGAGCCGGCGAGGCCGCTGGCCACGGAGGCGCCCGGCGGGCACGAGGGCCGGCCGCTGGACCTGGCGGACGTGTACGGCCGGCGGGTCGTCGAGACCCGGCACGCGGGCCGGGTCTCGGTCCGTGAGGAGAACGCCGCCGCCGCGCTGGAGGTCATGAGCCGCTTCGCGGTCGACCCGCGCCTGCTGCCGTACCTGCCGCCGACGATGGCCCCGACGGCCACCTCGCGCGTCGACGGTTTCCTCGAACACCCGGCCGAGGCGTTCGCGCAGTACAAGGAGGACGGGGTCGCCCGGGTCGTGTGCGAGGAGAAGCACATGGGTTCGCGGGCCGTGGTCCTGGTCTGCCGGGACGCGGACGCGGCGCGCGAGCGCTTCGGTGTGGACGGTCCCACCGGATCCCTCTACACGCGCACCGGCCGCCCGTTCTTCGACGACGAGGCCCGCACCGAGCTGGTCCTCGGCCGGATACGCGAAGCCGTGGCCGCGGCCGGGCTGTGGGAGGACCTGGCCACCGACTGGGTGCTGCTGGACGCCGAACTGATGCCCTGGTCGCTGAAGGCGTCCGGGCTGCTGCGCACCCAGTACGCGGCCGTCGGGGCCGCCTCCGGCGCCGTCTTCCCGGGCGCGCTGGCCGCCCTGGAGGGTGCGGCGGCCCGTGGCGTGGACGTGGGGGAGCTGCTGGGCAAGCAGCGTGAGCGGGCCGCCGACGCGGCCGCGTTCACCGACGCCTACCGGCGGTACTGCTGGCCCACCGAGGGCTTGGACGGTGTCCGCCTCGCCCCCTTCCAGATTCTCGCCGTCCAGGGCCGCAGCCTCGCCGCCCTGCCGCACGACGAGCAGCTGGCCCTCATCGACCGGCTCGTCGAGTTCGACGTCAGCGGTCTGCTGCAGACCACCCGGCGCCTCTTCGTCGACACCGGCGACGAGGCCTCGGTGCGGGCCGGGATCGACTGGTGGCTGGAGATGACCGGCCGGGGCGGCGAGGGCATGGTCGTCAAGCCGGTCGGGGCCGTGGTCCGCAGCGGCCAGGCAAGGCTGGTCCAACCGGGCATCAAGTGCCGGGGCCGGGAGTACCTGCGGATCATCTACGGCCCGGAGTACACCCGCCCCGAGAACCTCGACCGGCTGCGCGGCCGGTTCCTCAACCACAAGCGGTCGCTCGCCCTGCGCGAGTACGCCCTCGGCCTGGAGGCCCTGGACCGACTCGCCGAGGGTGAGCCGTTGTGGCGGGTGCACGAGGCGGTGTTCGGGGTACTGGCCCTGGAGTCGGAGCCGGTCGACCCCCGTCTGTGA